Genomic window (Takifugu rubripes chromosome 1, fTakRub1.2, whole genome shotgun sequence):
AGTCTCTAAATCAAGCGTTTTCTGCAGGAGTGCCACTCTCAGCTCCGTCGGCACAGGAACATCTACCTTCATCACGTGAAGCAGATCATTAAAGCAGGTGGCCCCTGGGAGAACCCGGTGCTTCAGAGGATCCTCAAGGAGGAGAACTTGCCAGCAAAAGAGGGTAGGTCAGTGACCAGAGAGAGCATGTTCTCCCCTCTGAGGCAGCATCAGTGGGTAGTTTGCTGTGTAACCTTTTGGCTTAAATAGAGATGAAATACTTCTTTTGAGTATTCTAGTGGAACCACAAAAGCTCTTTGTAATGACAAAATCAAATGCAGATGGGTGAGATTTTGCTTCCTTGCAAAATGTTAAATCTAACACCCACTTTAGAAATATGTATGTTAGATTTAGTGTGATATTTGCAGCTAATAAAGAAAGGCCCTTTGGGTTTTGGATCCGCATTTGTAACAGAACTGCGCAGCTGCCTCAGTTGTCAGCTTGCTGAATCTTACTGACAGCAGCACAAGTGTTCCTGAATTGTGTGTTTGAtcctgaacgcatcactccATCCTGTCCAGTTGAGGACTACTTGAGCTCAGAGTTGCTGGTTTTCTTTGAGCTACGAGTGCGCTACCTGCAAGCCTGCGAACGCATACAAGAGGCCAAGGCTCTGTCTAAAAGCTGCTTGGAGAATTGCGAAGCAGGGAAGCATCTGTATTTCCGCCAAGCCTACCTGACCTGTCTGTACAAAGGCTCACTGCATGAGCATCTTCACAAAGAGGTAAAGTGGCAAAGATTGATTTGAAAATCATTAAGGAGGGAAAATGGGAAGCAAGTGGAGACTGCATTCTGCTGAAGTGAACCAGCTTAATTAGAGCCTGAATAAACTGCACGTTGTCTCGCCGTTCACTGTCTTCATTAGATAGCAGAGATAGATGGCCGCGACGCAGTGGAGATTATCTGCAACACAGAGAGTGTCGAAAAagatgagctgctgctttcAATGTGCAAAACTTTCCTCAAGCATCAGCTGCACAATGGAGATATGTACTATATCTGGTAAGAAATCACCAAAGTTCCTGTGGGATATTACTTtcactattattattttttcgATGAGTCTCAATATCTGCACCCATCACCTGAGATTCAGGCACGTCTGCTGTTTCCTGAGCGAAGGCATTAATGCAGCAGCGTAGCAGCAAGTGATAGAGATGTTTTTGTCCTGGTCGGCCTCCTGCAGGGACCTGGTGTTTATCTGGAGCAGGTTACATCTCAGGGCTCATCCTAGCAGACAAGGCTTCTTGGCTGAGTGCTTGGATTTAGCTTCGTCTGCGACTAATGTCAGAGCCATCTTCCCCTTCATCAAGCTGGTCACCACAGAGGTAACGACTACATTTTAGTTTGTAAACTGATCAAACTAGAAATGCTTCGGAGAGgatcatttcctttcatttcccgTCCTGGTGGATTTCAGTCGGTTGAACGTCCTATTGATTGGATTAATTGCTTATCACCCTTGACTTTTAAAGGTGGAgtttgcaatttaaaaaaaaataaaaaaatatatatcagattattttattatttttttttttaaaacagtcaCGATGACAGTGGTACATAAATAAAGTGATGTGTGAAGTAAATCAGCCCCCTCTGGCCCAGGTTTATGCCTCTAATTAAACCACGAGAATGTGTGACTGATGAAGTGTTAATCATTTCTCGTGCACTcagcgagcacacacacacacacacacacacagtgggcgCCCGTGGCCTCACGTTGACCTGTTAACTTAGGCTCAGGAGCTGAATCATGATGGAATATAGCAtagaatataataataaaagccCATCCCTCAGTTGCTAAATAAGCAGCTACTGATCAATCAAATGCAACCTGCGTTCTGATAACTTTCAAGCTATACTGCCTTGAGGTAGCTCGCTAGTCATATTCATTATGATAATATCTGTTTTTTAATTATCGCAGTTGCGCTATAGAATGCACCCATCATGAAAAGTGCCCTCTGGGGACAGGGGAGCTGCTTTTCTCATGGTCTCAATAATTAAACAATATATGGTTATTAAAGTTACATATAGTGAATATCAGATCATTGTTGATATCTTTTAATTGTGTCTATCTTTGCTTTGGATAGCTGGGCGGTGAAGGCGTCCATGTCTGTCTGGAGCTCTGTACCCGAGCTCTGCAGCTGTGCGACATGCAGGCTGATGTTGTGACTCCATCCTTGGTGTGCAAGACCATCGCTTTCCTGTTGCCTCATGACCTCGAGATCTGCCGCGCCTGTGCGCTGCTGGTCTTCTGCCAGGAACGCAGCCTGGAAGCTTACAGAACCGTCTGCCTGCTCTACATGCTTCCTGACCAGGAACCACACCCTAACAACAGCCCTGTCCGGACAAATGTTCGGTTCCACATTCTGCAGGTAGGAGGGCGAAAGTCGGGGCTTTAATCGATGTCGTAGCGCCATTTTTTGCATAACAAAGTTCAACACCTTTGTTTTCCAGATGTTGAAAGAACGCCTGTGTTTCGACCCTGAGTTCTGGAACCTCCTGACTCTCAGAGCTCACTGCATGGAACTGATGAGTGACAAAGTCCTGAAGGCTGCTGTTCTCAGTgaaatggaggaggaagaggagaatgaaTGTAGCAAAGAGCTTTTATTAAACAACTGCCTCTATGACTGCACTAAAGCTCTTGATTCTTGCCAGACCATTGAAGCAGTGGAGAAGCAAGAACGCCCGATAAAACACCGTAATAATGCGGCGGTTGAAAATCGCGTTGACGCATCCAGCGATGCACctctgaagaggagaaaatggaggagaagATTACGACGGAGGCGACAGTCAAAATCTGACGACGAGGGAGACCTTTGTAAAGATCCAGAGTTTAGATATAATCTCAAATCTCCTGGAAGTAAACTCACTGGCTATTCACTGAGACACAATCACACCTGCACAGACAATTCCGCTTCCCTAAAACTGCCTCTGAACAGAAAGAGGGAATACTTGTCGCGATGTGTGAAGAGCCAAATCTTGAAAAGGAAAGGCAGGAAGAAAAGATGGCTGCAGGGTCTTCCAAGACTGGAGCTGATACCAACGGTACCAGAGAAGAAGATCAGAGGTAGAGGGAGAAAGCggctgtggaggtctttacAGAAACTAGAGCTCTGCTACCCTGataatgaaatattcagcacAGAGTTCAGTTTGGAGAAGATCACTGACACAGATGGACATTTGATGGGTATGCCTGTCCTGAAAAATGAACTTCAGCACCAGGGTGAGGCGTTCAACCACCAGCTTCAGCAGGAAGATAATCCTGAGAAAGACAGCGGCTTTGAGGAAAATACTGACATGGACTTCGGCTGCAGCATTCTTCCACAGAGTCGAGAGACGTCTCAAACGCAGCTCAATTCCCGGGAAAATCCTCCAAACGGACCCCAAGCGACTCCAGCAGTTGAAGCCGATGCCTCATTTGACAGTGAATCTTTTGACATGTCCAGTTTTCCAGTGGAGCAGGTGCACAGCTACTGTATTAGGTTAAATCGCCCTGACGGGGAAGACGCACAGcctcctgagttctctgcatCAGAAGAACTCAACGATGACACCGAACCGGAAGCTCAGAccacagaggaaacagaaaTGTCCGACACCGAGGTCAGTCAGTAACGATAATGACATCATATCCTGTTTGTAATCTTGGAAAGGTGACAAATGTTTTAAAGGTGCCGATTTTAATGATCTTTTCCTCTCCAGGGAATGTCCACACAGACATGGAGGGACAAAGCCCTCCGTACTCAGAAATATGCTCACGTGAGGCACCACTGCAAATCGTGCCACAAAGACTACAAAGGCTTGAATGTAATGAGGCACGCTCTCTCACACCTGAGGGGTGGCAAAATCCGATGCATACTCTGTGGGAAACGATTACATCAGTTTTCCTCTGCCAAAAAACATATTCTTGAGCACATTGATCAGATGGACAAAGATAAACCATCGGACAAGGAGACCGCCTCGGTGGATACCAAAGCCACTAATGGAAAATCGGATAAAGGGGCAAATCTGAATCAGCCCCGGGACGAAAACGAGACCCCCGTTTCCAACCAGAAAACCAACCAAATAACTAAGAGCAAAAAGAAAGTGCCGACCCTCAAAAGAGAAAATCGAATCATCAGGAACCTGCGCACTCTCATCAAAAAGACATCTGTGCTTCACAGCAAGGGCAAGAACCCGAACGCAAATACGTTCAAGCAGGCCGACTTCCAGGACGACCAAGTGGTCATTAAAGATGGAATGGTGATTATAAAAGATCCCCATCTGCAGGAAACGGATGGGAAAGAGACGCCAGACGGAGAGGCTGTCGACGGCGCGGACAGCATTTACCACCTGTGTCCCTCGGAATCCTGCGACAAAGTTTTCTTAAAGATCAACAGCACGCTCACCAAGCACGCGATCAAATATCACATCAGTGAAGAGAAGGTGCTGGAGAAGACCTTTATGTGGTGCAAGCACAAGTGCATTCTGTGCTCCAGGTAAGACGTGAGTGATGTCGTGGTTTCACTGTGAGCGTTTCAGCTTTAACGCACAATTATGATTAATGAGATGGTTCGTAAATAACACTATTTAATGTTGTGTTTGaaacttttacatttattgttttcttctAATAGAAATATACAGTTTCTGGAGCACTATAAGGACCACATGAAGCTCCACTACGCTCCTCTTCAACATTTCTGCTACCACTTGGAGTGTAACATGCGCTTCTTAACACAGCAGGAGCTAAAAGACCACGTCAGTAGCCACCAACCCTTCAGGCCTCAGTGTCGGTTCACAGACTGCGAGACGCTCTTTCCCAATCTTCAGTGTCTTCACGACCACGAATGGAGACACTACGTCCCGGCGCCTcagagggaggagctgcaggtgagacagAAGGTGCAAAGCGCTGAAGCTCCGTGGAAACAgagggtgaaggtggaggagatctggctgcagaataaaaaagaacagCGGGAACCGTCTTGTAATCAAGCCGCCCTCCAACAGGCCAGAGCTGTGGAGGGTAAAAACCGGCCCACGTTGGATAATCACTCGGCCAAAACCGAGGTCAGTGATGGAGGCAAAGCTGCTGTTAATGGGTGTGAGGACAAGGTGGCAAACCCAGAGTCCACCGTAGcgttctcctcctcccaggCGGGTGATggcgctggtgctggtgctggtgctggtgatggtgacgGTGCTGGAGAGTCATCGAGCAAAAGCCGTCGAAACAAGCCACCGCTCGTCGTGGACCCTTTGAATGTCAGAGTAGTTGAGGACATGTCCACTTTGTCCGAGGGAATCCAGAAGTCCCTCGGAGAGCCCCACATCACTGAGCATAAATCTTTCCACCCCAAAGATCCCTCCTATGCAACTTTTGTAAAAGCCCCCTTCGTCCGGCCCCCACCCTCGACCTACCTGGACGAGTCCGTCCTCTCCATGCGCAAGAGGAGGACCACTGAGGAGCCCCCTCCCAGGATAAATATGTACTGGAGCTACAAGAGAAAAGAGACCTTGGAAGCGAAGGAcgagcagaagaagagcgaaGCACGAGAACAAAAGATGAGGACGCGCTGCAACAAATGTCTGTCTTCATTCAGCAGCGTCGAGGAGCTTCAGAAACACCAGGCCCTCAACACGTGCTCGGCACTGTTCGGCTTCGACTCTGACGACGAAAGTAAGtactgttaggttcaaactgttcatatagcgATGCTGTAACTGCTTACTATcactcctgtgcagaaccctgacctgctttaactgatgttctatcacctcgggAGAGCAGGGGACAGCCTGtccatcctgtgacactccatcccccattttcttatatgttccttctGTATTATATCATGCTTGgttttatcatgtgacacttactgtaatcttacatgttcgtgtgctaatAAACCTTGTCAAGGCTCACATTTTGGAGCTCACACTGTGGACGTGTTGTTGGCAAGTAAgactgaagcttccgtctcattcctctgaaggCAACAGCACGGGGAGAAAACTAATCCTTTTCTCCATAACAGTACGATGAGTCAGCAGTTTAGGTAGCAGCCAACGTTTAGTCTATGATTTTACATCTCATGTTCTTTATTTTAAGGTTAACTACGGTGAACTCGAGTGGTCTCCGGCTCAAGACAAGGATTCAAGACCACGAACACTGGAACCTCAGACTTTGTGTGCTCTACTTTTTTCATTATGACAATTTAGTTTGTCGAATTGGCTTCAAAGCAATATATTAAGTCATGTTTCTTCACTTCACTGTTCGCATTATGGACATTCTCTAGAATCTTCTGCTCTTTTTAAGAGCTGTTCCCCTTCAAAGTGATGCCAAAGATGAGTCTTAATAGCTGATGCTACTGATGGCGCATATGAGCAATGTTCACAGCAGTGTTAGAATCTGTCTGCCAACTGGATCATTATATCAGTATTCATTTGACTACgctatacagtgatccctcgtttatcgcgggagttgcgttccaaaaataacacgcgaaaagtgaaatccgtgaagtagtcagctttattttttttttattattttacaatgcaatactgaactatagaatgaaaccaaaaatcaaaacctgttttaaagcccaaaatttgtttaaaacaataattttaatatagtaatacaaggttggaaacattgtcactggcgtatttcagtcccagctgtgcctctgcgtcctgactccgctccgctggagcgtctgtttctactgaaggcgcaggagtctttctcccagagaagaacattgttatgggcagttgttggcgctctttctttttctgagcaagaagatttttataaacggatatgccaccttcgattatatttgagaactgcaatgaacgactcgcaaaaaaaatccgtgaagcagcgaagccgtgaaagatgaaacgcgatatagcgagggatcactgtattgcCAAAAGTATTTGACCACCCATCCAAATGATCAGAATCAGGTGTCACTTGGCCCGGCCACAGGTGTATGAAACCGAGCACTTAGGCATGGAGACTGTTTctacaaacatttgtgaaagaATGGGCCAGCCGTGAAATTTCCTTACTCCTAAATATTCCAAAATCAACTGTCGGCTTTATTATAAGAAAATGGAAGAGTTTGGGAACAACAGCAACTCAGCCACGAAGTGGTGGGCCACGTAAACTTTTATTATGGCGTGCGGTTGGCCCCTTAGTTCCAGTGAAAGGAACTTGGAATGCTCCAGGATACCAAAACATTTTGGACAATTCCATGCTCCCAACCTTGTGGGAACAGTTTGGAACgggcctcttcctcttccaacaTGACTGTGCACCAAGCAAGGTCCACATGGATGACAGAGTCTGGTGTGGATGAACTTCACTGGCCTGcactgagtcctgacctgaacccgATAGAACCCCTTTGGGAGGAATTAGAGCGGAGACTGAGAGCCAGGCCTTCTCCCCCAACATCGGTGTGTGACCTCACCAATGCGCTTTTGGAAGAATGGTCGAAAATTCCTATAAACGCACTCCGCAACCTTGTGGACAGCCTTCCCAGAAGAGTTGAAGCTGTAATAGCTGCAAAAGGTGGGCCGACATCATAGTGAACCCTATGGGTTAGGAATGGGATGGCACTTAAGTTCACATGTGAGTCAAGGCAGGTGGCCAAATACTTTTGGAAATATAGTGTATCATTGTCTTCCGAATGAAGCAGGCATGTCCAGGTTCCATTCGTCAGAGCTGAAGTGCATGTCGGCGTTCAGCAGGATTACACCTGCCTTTGTTCACCCGTCAAGGCGTGAATCTGTCAGCACGGCCACGATCCAGGTGTTACAGATTATTCTGTACAATATAGAATTCACTTACTGGTGCCAATATTAGATCAATGTTGGATTTATAGCGTAAACCCTCATTTACACCGGATGCGTTTATGTTCTGGAGCTGTGTTGCGTGTCCGCTCCGTCCTCCGCCGTCAGTATTACACCCCAGCTGCGTCCTCAGCTGGTGTCGGGCAGAAAGCTGAAAATGAGACCTCGTGGCAGTAAAATAATTCCCATACCATTGTGCAATATTACCAGTTTGTAGTGTAAAAAATGAGCCACAAAGAAAGACATTATTTTCCCAtccagaggagctgaaggataTGCCTCTACTGTGGATAATTCCATTATTTCTATACAAACCAAATTTATTTGTAAAGCACATTCAAATTAAACACAGTTCCCCAAAGTGCTGCACAGAACCAAAACACAAGTGGAAACAACACAAAGttaaaatcaatttttaaaaaaaaagccagactaagaaaagcaaaaaacaaattcaACGTCTTATGTGGTGGCAAAGGTCAAGGCGAAGAAATGGGTTGTAAGAAAAGATTTGAATTCAGATCAGTAGGAGGCCTTCTTGATGAGATGTGGCAGAAGGTTCCAGAATTCCGGAGCTGATGTTGGGACCCTGGGGGCAGCTGCTCAGCTGATCAGAGAGCGCGGCTGGGTGGGTGCACAGGGGCGGGGATGGGCAGCCAGTGCAGTGAGGCTAATATTGGGGGAATGTCCTGGTCTTTAAAAGCACAGCACCATGTGGAGGGGGTTGATGGAGTCCCTGCTAACCCCCGCCTACGGTGCATTACAgtaatccaaggtagttttctttgtcaactggactgtatttctaCAGTCGTCCAGCCGAGCGGTGATTAAGGTGCGAGTTACTGTTTCATTCCTGCCGTGGAAGAATTGGCTGATCGGGATTTGGCAGCCCTGATCTGAGGATCTATTTTAGTCCCTCGGTTTGTTTGGCCTACTGGGCCAAACCCCAGTGGTGCCACCAGAATCCATCACTTCCatctttctttcattaaaatgaaacaaccTTGAAGGCAGTCCGGCCTTTTATGTTGTCAAGAAATGAGCTTTTTGATAAGCTTTTTAAGAGGGACATAAATTTGACTCAGCATAACATTAGAAAGAAATCCACTCTTCCTCAGTGTGGAGCAAATGGTGAAAAGGAAAGGGCCATGAAATGAGCCCTGTGGGACCCcacatcagagaggagcagaggggtcACCAATGCCAACACAAAAAATGTGTTTAGCCAAGTCTGACTTGAACCACGCCAGGGTCCAAAGCTCTGCCACGGCACCAGTCGGTAGCTAGCTCCCCCCCTTACTGATATATTTTGAAGGCGAGTTTGTTCTGCACAGTTTAAACTTTTTTCGGGTTTCGGAGACGCAACGCAAACGCATCCAGTGTATTATTGACACGCATGAAACGGCCAGTTTACATCGAAGACTTTTTTGTTTCAGCCTATTTCATCCTGTAATTATTACATGTTGGGTTGTAGATATTGTGTTCAAGTAATATTTTTTAATGCTTATTTATATGTAAAAATGTAGATTATTTGGATTTGTAAAAGTAAACGATCTCATCTATTTTTcgtaagaaataaataaaatcattgaATTTGTTTggataaaatgtgttaaaatgtttttttggggggggttgtgcaTTGttaagagaagagagaaaactaCAGGCTTAGACTCGTTTTATTTTTATCAAGCAttgcatatttttttcttcGTGATGTTGTGCAGGACACAGGAAAATAGATTTGCTTCTTAAAAACATTTGCGATCAAATTAACCTGATCGAGGCTAATCTGGAGAACGTAGCAAACAAAATGCCATGAGTCGTCATCCTTAGATGGGTTACATCTGAGCCACTGAGTGTCCCCATGCTGGTGTAGTAAAGTAATAAATCTGGTACACAGGAAGTAGACGGCAATAAAGACGGGAACTAGCCGTCGATCCGATCACCTTATCATAGTAGTGCTGGTCACTGAAGGCATGAGCATTAGGAAACGAGCACTCCGCTATGACTCCATGTGCATTTTGACCCACAGTTTACAGGCAAAGTCCCCGACGGGTGGCAACGAGGATGCAAACCACTGTCATTCAGATGGTTTAGGACATGCACGCTATTAAACTAAACTCCCCACACAACAGGTGATTTGTTATTAATTCAGATGTGCACGACTTTGAACGGCTTTTTCACTATTTACACTTATTCACGTTCTGTAAAGAGCAATAACCCCGATCCGATGCAGTAGCCCTCAGCCCTGCTTGTTTGGTTTAGACCTGAGATAACAACCCTTAAACTATCGACTCAAataaaaatcctgacgtgaaaAGTGTTAAATGTAGGATGCTGCCGGGGTTAAAGGTCATGTGAAGGTATCAAGACCTCGTCCACTGAACCTTTCTCCTGATTCCAGCTAAGCAGCGCCTCGTTCTCTTATGGTGCAGGTTCTCTTTCTTTGGGAAAACAGTACAAACATGCAAAGAGCACATCCCAACGCAGTAGAAATTAGtgtgaataaaaacagaagtaGCACTTTTTCCCAGTTGGAAGACTTGTATAAAAAGAGGTGTCGTGTAGCAGATTGAAACATTTTCTGGAGGCGCTAAAGCGCGAAACAACCGCTCACTTCAGATTTCTCTGTAAATTTACCCTAAAATATATGACCATTGTATGACTGACAACGTTTACTACTACTACAGTGACACCTtccccccaccagcagcctccCATTCAAAACCATAAAGCAAAAAAACTGTAAACCTCCACTGAAGCAGAGCTCCAGAATCTCTGGGCAAATTGGCAGGTTTGTGACACAAAAAGAATATAGGAAACATTTCTACACCACACTTCTAAATATCTCACCTGGCTTTTATGCTTATTATTCTTTCCCTCTACACTCActcttcacatttaaaaattaaaaactaaatTTAGAAAAGGCCctgatatttattttgtttggtttaaaaTGACAGCATAGCTTGTTTAATCAGATTCCACAAACCACCTCTATGTCGTTTGGATGAAGAGTTGGTTTTGCATAAATATTTGGGGGTTGAGGATCAGTTTACTGCATAAAAACAGCCACTACGAGGTCcatcacatttttttctttttagaaatgTAGCTGCGTAAAAGTGCATGATTGCAAAGAGTAGTAGTAAGAGTACTTCAGtggctactgttgctgctccagtCATATGGGAGGAAGCTGACTTTAGTCTTCCCGTCGGAAATGACCCCCTGCAGGCTGGTCTTCTTCGGAGAATCACCCATGTGCTCCACAATCCACTTCAGCAACTGCAAAGAAAGAAGGTGGACATTGATGAGACGACGCTACAAACAGAATCAGCTTGTTGTCCTGtataaaacaaccaaacaatATCCACTCACCTTCTCATCAGTGCCACCAAAGTCGGCCTTGTACCACTTAAATATCTGACTGAGTCGCACTTCTTTTTTCCCAGAATCCACCACGCAGGCGTCATCGTTCTCCAGGAAGGCCTCGGCAGCTGTTCGAAGCTGGCTGTCAATATCCTGATGGAGCAGATTTAATGTTTAATCACTCAACAGATACATACTGATGACCAACTCCTTGCGGGGATGTATCACAGGGCCTCTTCTGTTTACCTGTGGAGTATAGGTTTTGATTGGTGGGCAGCCTTTTGCTCCGCAGTTCAGGGCAAAATGAATGAGAGGCTCAGCGTCCGACAGCGCCACCTAATGGACAGCACAGTGTATTACAAGGCAAAGTTAATCCTGTGTAAAAGAATATGATTTGGGGGTTTGACAGAATGATCCAATACTTGTAAGCGAGGGTCTGTTTTGGAGAAGGGTCTGCGGAGCTGTGCCATGCCTTTGCTGTTCCCTCGCAGGACACCGTTTTCAATGTCCTGCAGTGTGAAGACTTCTCCTCCAATCAGGTAGCTCACGTAATTAAAGAACTACAAAAAGTAGAAAGAGAGACATGGTGTTAGGATTACTTTGCAATCATGTTCAAACACTGATACATGAGTCGATACAAAATGCCCATCAATAAAGATGAGGGAGGCTATGAGGTCCTGGTCCTACTCTGTATCGTTGCCACATGTTGGTGGGGGCTCCAAGTCGTAGGTACCCATGGATGACCAAGGCGTTGTAGATGTTGATAAAAAATGCCAGCTTCTCCTCCCGACTGAGCGAAAGCAGCTCCACCCTCTGTAGCTGGATGGCTAGCTCAGCGTAGCGCTGGAAGGCGGGGTTCGCTGACATGCCTTTGTAGTCCACGGACTGCAGGGACGGCACACGCGGGGCTCAGTCAACGGCAACAAGGGGGGAGCAAAGGAACACAGGTGACGCTGAATGGATACGGGGTAGTGTGGGGATTACCTTTCCGTCAGCAGAGAGATGTTCAGAGTACAATTTTAGAATCAGTTCCCGCAAGAGCAGAGAGAGCTCAGAAGCTGGGACAGAGgtgagcagagagcagcgtCAATAACAGCATTACATCCTGGATAAACGCCTGGATTTCAAAAAGAGAAACATCACATTCCTCTTGTGGGAGACCTACTCtcaacacattaaaaacaaacagctaaGCTTGATaatgaacaaaataaattaCTACTATTAAGCAGTGCAGATAAAGTCAAGCACTCAAGGATGGGAAAACAAGGGAATATTATTCCCATTTTGATGAAGTGTTGATGAGCTTCTCAGCCTCGAGAGGTTATATCAAGTTAATACACCAATTCAGAGTAACTATCCTTAAACAGCactgtggaggaaaaaagaaataatgagTTTAAAAGAGGACAAGAACAGCCACAGAAAACCAGGAAATAGAGCGTGGATAATATAACTGTGCTCAAAAAACTTTTTACTGTAGTTTATTTTAGAATTTGCCCTCTTTACAGATCAGAATGACTTTTATTAGCC
Coding sequences:
- the LOC105417425 gene encoding uncharacterized protein isoform X3, producing the protein MCKTFLKHQLHNGDMYYIWDLVFIWSRLHLRAHPSRQGFLAECLDLASSATNVRAIFPFIKLVTTELGGEGVHVCLELCTRALQLCDMQADVVTPSLVCKTIAFLLPHDLEICRACALLVFCQERSLEAYRTVCLLYMLPDQEPHPNNSPVRTNVRFHILQMLKERLCFDPEFWNLLTLRAHCMELMSDKVLKAAVLSEMEEEEENECSKELLLNNCLYDCTKALDSCQTIEAVEKQERPIKHRNNAAVENRVDASSDAPLKRRKWRRRLRRRRQSKSDDEGDLCKDPEFRYNLKSPGSKLTGYSLRHNHTCTDNSASLKLPLNRKREYLSRCVKSQILKRKGRKKRWLQGLPRLELIPTVPEKKIRGRGRKRLWRSLQKLELCYPDNEIFSTEFSLEKITDTDGHLMGMPVLKNELQHQGEAFNHQLQQEDNPEKDSGFEENTDMDFGCSILPQSRETSQTQLNSRENPPNGPQATPAVEADASFDSESFDMSSFPVEQVHSYCIRLNRPDGEDAQPPEFSASEELNDDTEPEAQTTEETEMSDTEGMSTQTWRDKALRTQKYAHVRHHCKSCHKDYKGLNVMRHALSHLRGGKIRCILCGKRLHQFSSAKKHILEHIDQMDKDKPSDKETASVDTKATNGKSDKGANLNQPRDENETPVSNQKTNQITKSKKKVPTLKRENRIIRNLRTLIKKTSVLHSKGKNPNANTFKQADFQDDQVVIKDGMVIIKDPHLQETDGKETPDGEAVDGADSIYHLCPSESCDKVFLKINSTLTKHAIKYHISEEKVLEKTFMWCKHKCILCSRNIQFLEHYKDHMKLHYAPLQHFCYHLECNMRFLTQQELKDHVSSHQPFRPQCRFTDCETLFPNLQCLHDHEWRHYVPAPQREELQVRQKVQSAEAPWKQRVKVEEIWLQNKKEQREPSCNQAALQQARAVEGKNRPTLDNHSAKTEVSDGGKAAVNGCEDKVANPESTVAFSSSQAGDGAGAGAGAGDGDGAGESSSKSRRNKPPLVVDPLNVRVVEDMSTLSEGIQKSLGEPHITEHKSFHPKDPSYATFVKAPFVRPPPSTYLDESVLSMRKRRTTEEPPPRINMYWSYKRKETLEAKDEQKKSEAREQKMRTRCNKCLSSFSSVEELQKHQALNTCSALFGFDSDDEKP